The genomic window CGTCGGCCGCGACGGCCACGTGCGGGAGGCGCTGCCCGTGGACGAGGTGGCTCGCCTTATCGCCCGCTGGACCGCCTGAGCGGCGCGGACAGGCTCGGCAACCGAGGAGGAACCCGGATGAAAGTTTACATTTCCGTCGACATGGAAGGCATCGCCGGCATCGTCAGCTGGAAGCAGGACGAGCCGGAGCACCGCATGATTACCCGCCGCCTGATGACGGGCGAAGCCAACGCGGCCATCGAGGGCGCGCTGGCGGCCGGCGCCACCGAAATCGTGGTGGGCGACTCGCACAACACGATGATCAATCTGATTCCCGACGAGCTGCGGCCCGAGGCGCGGCTGGTCAGCGGCAGCGGGCGGCCGCTGAGCATGGTGGACGGCGTGGACGAGACGTTCGACGGCGTCGTCTTCGTCGGGTATCACTCGGCCATGGGCACGAAGGACGGCGTGCTGGACCACACGTATTCGTCTTCGACGGTGGCGGAAGTGCGCATCAACGGCGTTCGCGTCGGCGAGATCGGCATCAACGCCGGCGTGTGCGGCTATTTCGGCGTCCCCGTCGTCTGCGTGGCGGGCGACCAGGCGGCGGTGGAGGAGGCCAAGGCGCTGCTGGGCGACCGGCTGGTGACGGTGGCGGTCAAGCAAGGCATCGGCCGGGTGGCGGCCAACTCGCTGCATCCGGAGGTGGCGCGGCAGCGCATCCGCGAGGCGGTAAAGGAGGCTCTGACGAAGCCCGACAAGCCGCAGCCGCTGAAGTTCAGCGCGCCGGTCGAGTGGGAGATTCGCTTCCTGAACAGCATGATGGCGCACTACGCCACGCTCATACCGGGCGCGGAGCGGGTGGACGGCGTGACGGTGCGCTTCCGCCACGACGACTATCTGGTGGGCTTCAAGGCGTTCCGGGCCATGGTCACGCTGGCCTACAGCGCCTTGTAATGCGCCCGGGAGGTGGCGGCCATGGCGGATGAGCGGCAGGCGGCGCCGGCCTGGGCCGTCGTCGTCCGGGACGAGGCGGCGACGCGGCGCCTGGCGGCGCTGCTGGGCAAGATCGTGGCGCCGGACGCGGTCATCGTGCTGGAGGGCGACCTGGGCGCGGGCAAGACGACCTTCGTCAAAGGCCTGGCGGAAGGGCTCGGCATCGATCCCGACGAAGTCAGCAGCCCGACTTTCACGCTCATCCACGAGTACGAAGGAGCTGTGCCTTTGTATCACTTCGACGTGTACCGGCTGAACGACCCGCTGGAGTTCCTCGACCTGGGCGTCGAGGAATACTTCGCGGGCCTGGGCGTGTCGGTCATCGAGTGGGGCGGGCGCTTCCGCAGCCAGCTGCCCGCGGAGCGGCTGGAGATCCGCATCGAGCGAGCGGACGAGCCGGGGGATGCAGGCAGAGACCCGGGCGCCGGCGGCCGGCAGGACGACACCATGCGGCGCATCGCCTTTTGGCCGCTGGGCGCGCGGCCGGTCGCGTGGGTGGAGCAGCTGGCCGCAGCCTGGGGAAAGGAGGGCGCGGGCGGTGCTGGTGCTCGCGCTTGACACGTCCACCGCGACGGGCGGCGTCGCGCTGGTGGAAGACGGGCGGCTCTTAGGCGAGTACGTGCTGGACGTGCAGCGCACTACCCATTCGGAGCGGCTGCTGCCCGCGGTGGAGCGGGTGCTTCAGGACGCCGGCCTTGGTCCGGGGAGGCGGCCCGACGGCGTCGCGGTGGCGCTGGGGCCGGGATCCTTTACGGGCCTGCGCATCGGCGTTATGACGGCCAAGGCGTTCAGCTACGCCTGGCGAGTGCCCGTTGTCGGCGTGTTGACGCTGGAGGCGCTGGCGTACCAAGCCAGCGGCGCGACGCCGCTGGCGTGCCCGATCATGGACGCCCGCAACGGCAACGTGTTTACGGGGCTGTACGACGTGCGGGGGCCGGAGCCGGTGGCGGTGGCGGCGCCGGCCTTGCGGCCCGCTCGCGACTGGTTCGGGAAGCTGGCGGACGGTCGCTGGCGGGAGGAAGCGGCCGCGGCAACGCCGGCGGGCATGGAAGGGGACTGGATGAACGGAGCGGTGATGTTCTGCGGCGACGGCGTGCCCCTGTACTGGGACGACATTGTGCAGGCGCTGGGCGAGCGGGCGCGGCGACCGGCGCCGGGTTTTGAGCTGCTGCGGACGGGCGCCGTGGCCATGCTGGGCGCGGCGCGCCTCGCCCGGGGCGAGCGGGACGACCCCATGCGGCTGGCGCCGGCGTACCTGCGCGAATCGGAGGCTGAGCGGAAATGGGGAGCTCGCAGCAGAAGGCCATCTCCGTCGTGATTGAGCCCATGCGCGTCCGGGACATCGGCGCCGTGCTGGAAGTGGAGAAGCTGTCGTTTCCGACGCCGTGGTCGCGCGCCGCGTTCTTGTCGGAGTTGCTCAACAACGAGAAGGCGTACTACCTGGTGGCGCGCGATCCGGCGAAGAAGGGGCCCTTCCCGTGGAGCCCGGCGCTGGTGGTCGGGTACATCGGTGCCTGGATCTTGTTTGACGAGGGGCACATTACCAACGTCGCCGTGCACCCGGACTACCGGGGCCAGGGCATCGGCCGCAAGCTGATGGAGGCCATCGAAGAAGTGTGCGCGGCGCGGGGCGTGAAGCGCATGACGCTGGAGGTGCGCCAGTCCAATCTCATCGCCCAGCGGCTGTATCGCAGCCTGGGCTACGTGGCCGTCGGCGTCCGCCCCGGGTATTACCAGGACAACAACGAAGACGCGCTCATCATGTGGAAAGAATTGTAGCGAGGTCGCAGGAAGGGAATTGCGTCCGGTGGAGTCGTCGGCGGACTTAAGGCTCATTTTGGGCATCGAGACCAGCTGCGACGAGACGGCCGCGGCGGTGGTGGAGCAGGGGCGCATCATCCGCTCCAGCGTCGTGGCGTCGCAGATTGAAGTGCACCAAAAGTTCGGAGGCGTCGTGCCGGAGGTGGCGTCGCGGCGGCACCTGGAGCTGATGCTGCCGGTCATCGACGAGGCGCTGCGCCAAGCGGGCGTCACGCTGGCCGACATCGACGGAATTGCGGTGACGAAAGGGCCCGGGCTGGTGGGATCGCTCCTGGTGGGGCTGGCCGCGGCCAAGGCGCTGGCGCTGGCCCTGGACGTGCCCTTCGTGGGCGTCAACCACATCGAAGGCCACATCTACGCCAACTTCTTGTCACACCCGGAGCTGGAGCCGCCGCTGGTGTGCCTGACGGTCGCGGGCGGCCACACGGCCCTCGTGTACGTGCCTGACTACGGCCGCTACGAAATATTGGGCTCTACCCGGGACGACGCGGCCGGCGAGGCCCTGGACAAGATCGCCCGGGTGCTGGGGCTGGGCTATCCGGGCGGGCCGGAAATCGACCGGCTGGCGCGCGGGCAGGATCCCGGCCGCTACGAGCTGCCGCGGGCCATGCTGGAGGAAGGGTACGACTTCAGCTTCAGCGGGCTGAAGACCGCGGCGCTCAACCTCCTCAACCGGGCGCGGCAGCGGGGAGAAGAAATTGACGTGGCGGCCTTCGCCGCGTCGTTCCAGGAAGCCGTCGTCGACGTGCTGGTGGCCAAGACGATGCGGGCCGCGGCGGAAAAGCGCGTGCGCAGCGTGATCATGGCGGGGGGCGTGGCCTCCAACAGCCGGCTGCGGGAACGGATGACGCAGGCGGCGCGGGAGCTGGGCGACGCGGCGGGCCTGGGCGAGATGCGGGTGTACTGGCCGGCGCCGGCGCTGTGCACCGACAACGCGGCCATGATCGCGGCGGCCGGATACTATCGCCTGCTGGCCGGCGAGCGGTCGCCGCTGTCGCTGAACGCCGAGCCGAGCCTGAAGCTGCGGTGATTGCCGGCAGGAGTCGGCGCCGCGCGTCGGGAAGTCTCCACGGCGGGAACTCCGCGCAGGAGACGGGAGGGAAACCGGTGTCGGACGACGTACGGCAGCAAGTTCCCATCGATCCGCAAGTGGAAGAGAGACAGCGGCGGGGCGCGCTGCGGACCGCGCTCATCCTGGGGCTGATCATTCTCGCCATCGGCATCGCGGCGTTTTTCTACATTTCGGAGTGGCGAGCCGCGATCCTGGAGAGCGAGGAGAGCGTCAACGTGCTGGTGATGGGCGTCACCCCGGACGGCGTGGAGGCGCTCTACGTCGTTGCGTTCAACCCGGCGGCGCGGCTCGTGACGGCCCTGGCGGTGCCCTTGGACACCGTGCTGCCCTGGGCGGAAGACGCCGCTCGCTTGGGCGAGGCGTACGCCGGGGCGACGGAAGCCGAGTGGAAAGCGGC from Bacillota bacterium includes these protein-coding regions:
- a CDS encoding peptidase M55, which encodes MKVYISVDMEGIAGIVSWKQDEPEHRMITRRLMTGEANAAIEGALAAGATEIVVGDSHNTMINLIPDELRPEARLVSGSGRPLSMVDGVDETFDGVVFVGYHSAMGTKDGVLDHTYSSSTVAEVRINGVRVGEIGINAGVCGYFGVPVVCVAGDQAAVEEAKALLGDRLVTVAVKQGIGRVAANSLHPEVARQRIREAVKEALTKPDKPQPLKFSAPVEWEIRFLNSMMAHYATLIPGAERVDGVTVRFRHDDYLVGFKAFRAMVTLAYSAL
- a CDS encoding tRNA (adenosine(37)-N6)-threonylcarbamoyltransferase complex ATPase subunit type 1 TsaE, producing MADERQAAPAWAVVVRDEAATRRLAALLGKIVAPDAVIVLEGDLGAGKTTFVKGLAEGLGIDPDEVSSPTFTLIHEYEGAVPLYHFDVYRLNDPLEFLDLGVEEYFAGLGVSVIEWGGRFRSQLPAERLEIRIERADEPGDAGRDPGAGGRQDDTMRRIAFWPLGARPVAWVEQLAAAWGKEGAGGAGARA
- the tsaB gene encoding tRNA (adenosine(37)-N6)-threonylcarbamoyltransferase complex dimerization subunit type 1 TsaB, with product MQAETRAPAAGRTTPCGASPFGRWARGRSRGWSSWPQPGERRARAVLVLALDTSTATGGVALVEDGRLLGEYVLDVQRTTHSERLLPAVERVLQDAGLGPGRRPDGVAVALGPGSFTGLRIGVMTAKAFSYAWRVPVVGVLTLEALAYQASGATPLACPIMDARNGNVFTGLYDVRGPEPVAVAAPALRPARDWFGKLADGRWREEAAAATPAGMEGDWMNGAVMFCGDGVPLYWDDIVQALGERARRPAPGFELLRTGAVAMLGAARLARGERDDPMRLAPAYLRESEAERKWGARSRRPSPS
- the rimI gene encoding ribosomal-protein-alanine N-acetyltransferase, which encodes MSVVIEPMRVRDIGAVLEVEKLSFPTPWSRAAFLSELLNNEKAYYLVARDPAKKGPFPWSPALVVGYIGAWILFDEGHITNVAVHPDYRGQGIGRKLMEAIEEVCAARGVKRMTLEVRQSNLIAQRLYRSLGYVAVGVRPGYYQDNNEDALIMWKEL
- a CDS encoding tRNA (adenosine(37)-N6)-threonylcarbamoyltransferase complex transferase subunit TsaD, whose product is MESSADLRLILGIETSCDETAAAVVEQGRIIRSSVVASQIEVHQKFGGVVPEVASRRHLELMLPVIDEALRQAGVTLADIDGIAVTKGPGLVGSLLVGLAAAKALALALDVPFVGVNHIEGHIYANFLSHPELEPPLVCLTVAGGHTALVYVPDYGRYEILGSTRDDAAGEALDKIARVLGLGYPGGPEIDRLARGQDPGRYELPRAMLEEGYDFSFSGLKTAALNLLNRARQRGEEIDVAAFAASFQEAVVDVLVAKTMRAAAEKRVRSVIMAGGVASNSRLRERMTQAARELGDAAGLGEMRVYWPAPALCTDNAAMIAAAGYYRLLAGERSPLSLNAEPSLKLR